Sequence from the Pedobacter sp. D749 genome:
GCAAAAACGATTCCGATACAACCTGAAAAAAGGTTTGCACAGGTAATCGCATTAGGGAGATGCTTTTTCATGAGGTATAGGGTATAAGGTTTAAGGTGTAAGGTTTAGGCATCCAAATATGAACCTTAAGCCTTACACCTTTTACCTTCCAGCCTTAAACTAGCTGTTCATCGAAATTAAGAACTCTTCGTTACTTTTTGTTCCTTTTATTTGAGATTGAACAAATTCCATTGCTTCCTGGCTGTTCATATCAGCAAGGTGGTTACGTAAAATCCATACACGTTGCAAGATATCTCTGTCTAACAATAAATCATCGCGACGGGTACTTGATGCCGTAATATCAATTGCAGGGAAGATCCGTTTGTTAGATAATTTACGGTCTAACTGAAGCTCCATGTTACCGGTTCCTTTAAATTCTTCAAAGATCACTTCGTCCATTTTAGAGCCTGTATCGGTTAGTGCAGTAGCTAGAATAGTTAGTGAACCACCATTCTCTATATTACGTGCCGCACCGAAGAAACGTTTTGGTTTGTGTAATGCATTTGCATCCACACCACCCGATAATATTTTACCAGATGCAGGTGCTGTCGTATTATAAGCTCTGGCCAAACGGGTAATCGAATCTAAAAGGATTACTACATCATGTCCGCTTTCTACCAAACGTTTTGCTTTTTCTAAAACAATGTTGGCAATTTTAACGTGGCGCTCAGCCGGCTCATCAAAAGTTGAGGCAATTACCTCAGCCCTTACACTACGTGCCATATCGGTAACCTCTTCCGGGCGCTCATCAATTAATAAGATAATTAAATAAACTTCAGGGTGGTTTTTAGCAATTGCGTTAGCCACTTCTTTCAATAAATTGGTTTTACCCGTTTTAGGTTGTGCTACAATTAAACCACGCTGACCTTTACCAATTGGCGTAAATAAATCCATAATACGGGTAGAGTAATTGCTGTTATCCGTAAATAAATTTAATTTTTCTGTTGGGAAAAGCGGTGTTAAATAATCAAAAGGAACACGGTCGCGAACCTCCGCAGGGATTCTGCCGTTAATGGTTTCTACACGAACCAAAGGGAAGTATTTTTCGCCTTCTTTTGGCGGACGGATGCTACCTTTTACCGTATCACCTGTTTTCAAGCCAAAAAGTTTTATTTGAGACTGAGATACGTAAATATCATCAGGAGAAGTTAAGTAGTTGTAATCTGCCGAACGCAAGAAACCATAACCATCAGGCATAATTTCCAAAACACCCTCATTTGTAATTACGTTATCGAAATCTAAGTTAGAATAACTGTTTTCGTTTTTGTGGTGATTGCCACCGCTTGGTTGTTTTTGCTGGCGATTTTCGTCACGCTGCGGTTTTTCCTGCTTTTCTTTAGGCTCTTGTTTTTGTTTTGGAGCAACCGGAAGCACTTCTGCACTTTCTTCTATTAAAGCTGAGATTGGCTTTACACTTTCTTCTCCTTCAACAATCCTGTCAGGCTGTCTTTCCGGCTGTTGTTGGTGTTGAGGTTCGTCAAATAATGTTACCGCATCTCTTCTTCTTTCAACCGGCGCTGCAGGCTCATCTTTCGTTAACCTTGCTCTTTTTTTAACAGGCTTGTCGGCTGTAGTAGCTGCAGGCTTATCAGCTACCACTGTAGAAGCGGCGGCTGCCGCTGCAGCAGCAACTTTTGGTACTTTTGCAGCTTTGGTTTTAGGCGCAGGAGTAGCTGCAACAGGTTCGGTTTCGCTATAAGGGTCTGCACCAGCTTTAGCGGCATTTATAATTTCTTGCTGGTGTAAAAGTACTTCAACAAGGTCGATTTTTCTTAGGGAGTCGGCACCTTCAATGCCATAGCTTTTTGCTAGCTCACGTAATTCTGTTGTGAGCTTATCATTTAATTCTGTTTTACTAAACATTCTAAATATATATGTTTCAAGAAATTTTTCATTTGTTTATAACGGATGTTTTCTGTTATAAATTTGCACAGGCTTAAAAAATATTTGTGTTAATGTAAGCCCGGCTTTTCATTGTGCATAAGTTCTTAAGGCTATAAAACTAAATGAGTTGGTTATTGGATGTACTCAAATGTTTCATATATTGTTTATAAGCTGAATACAAAGCGACAATCGCTTTCAAAAATGGTAACAAAAAACAAGTCTTGATAAATTTTTCTGGGATATTCAGATAAACGGTTGAGAAATTATGGTGCAATTGTATGTATTTGAAACGTAATCTGCAAGCAAAAGTTTAAAATGTTTATAAAAATAATTAATGTGCGCATTATTTTGTCGCTCAGAAAACTTAAAAATCTTCATATTTGCAGCAAATAAGCCCATATATGACAAAGCAGCAACTTTTCGAGCAGATACAAAAAAAACGTTCATTTTTATGTGTCGGATTAGATTCTTCGTTAGATAAGATACCACAGCACCTGTTGAAATACGAAAATCCGATTCTGGAATTCAATAAACAAATTATTGATGCCACAAAAGATTTGTGTGTAGCTTATAAACCCAATACTGCTTTTTATGAATGTTATGGCAAAAAAGGATGGGAAAGCTTAATTGAAACCTGGAAATATATTCCACAGGATATTTTTTCTATTGCTGATGCTAAACGCGGCGACATTGGAAATACTTCTGCCATGTATGCCGAAACCTTTTTTAACGCTGCATCGTCTGATATGAGTTTCGATTCGGTTACCGTTGCACCTTATATGGGTAGCGATTCGGTAACACCGTTTTTAACTTTTAAAGATAAATGGGTAATTCTATTGGCTTTAACCTCGAATGCGGGGCATGCCGATTTTCAATTGCAGGAAATTGGAGCAGACAGGCTCTTCGAAAAAGTGATTAAAACCTCACAAACCTGGGCAACAGATGAGCAGATGATGTATGTAGTTGGGGCTACACGCGGTGCGGCATTTGGCGATGTACGTAAACTGGCACCAGATCACTTTCTTTTAGTACCAGGGGTTGGTGCACAGGGTGGAGATTTAAATGAAGTGTGTAAATATGGGTTAAACTCACAATGCGGATTATTGATCAATTCATCAAGGGGGATTATCTATGCCAGCCAGGGAGAAGACTTTGCTGAAAAGGCCAGGGAAGAAGCTTTAAAACTGCAACAGGAAATGGAGCAGATTTTGATTAAAGCAGGGTTGGTATAAAAACTGAATATCGGTTGTTGCTTTGAGAAATAATTTATCGTACACAATTCAATATTAAGAGACTGTTTAAAATTAAGTAAAATTTATTTCGTACGTCAGTCTGAGCGTAGTCGAAGACAATTTTTTATAGTTAAGAGAAGCAATCGACTTCGCTACCATTGACGTTGTTTTATAAATAATTATTAATCAGCATTTTAACTGCTTTCGCATTTCCATCCAGCTAGGCCATAGTAAGGTATCCCCGTTCTACTTAAATCCGGCCTAACAAATTTTTCGGGCTGCACCGTCCAAGCCAACCTACTAACTTCAAAAGAAAACGGCGTAGCCCTCATGAATGCAACTGAAAGTTATAAACAACAAATGAATAAATTTTCAGCCGGTGTTTTTTGTTTCTTTTTGACAGCAAAAAGAAAGAGCCCTTCGGCGGCGGCGAGCCGAGGCAAGACCGCGTGTAGGATAAGAGAAGACAATTTTACGTCACTCATATTGATTTTAAATAATACCCTCAGTGTGACAAACTAGGAGAAGTAATTTAATTGAATAAAATTTAAACAGGCTCTAATAATGTATATAATTGATTATTTTGCCTATAGCTCATCCTTTTTCTTTGTGTAAAAAATTCCTATATTTAATTGTTTATGACCAACCCTTTCGATGATATGGACTTTAAATCGTTACTTGAGCATGTAAAAAACCTTTCAGCTACCGAAAAAAAAGAATTGATGCAGGTTTTAAATCAAGGCCAGCTTCCGGTGGTTAATGAAGAGCAGGTAGCTTATGTAAAGACACCCGCAGCACATACTTCTTTTGATGCGAAGTGGGAGGAAAGTTTATCGGCTTCTGAATTTAAAGCAGCAGCCATTCAGCATATTAATGCCTTGCCTTGGAAATAGTCCGCTTCAATCCCTCGGTTCTGCTTTATCTTAACGAACTGGTTGATGTGCTTTTTTACGAAAACTATTTCAGTATCCGCGAAAGTGCTATAGATTACGTAATCAGATTGATTGATATCGCTGAAAGCAAAATCGTGAAGAAGCAATATTAAAGTGCTCCAAAGGCTATTTCTCAACATGGCAGTTGGCTAATCCATTTTAATATTAGTGAGAAAACAACCTGGTACTTTGTATTCGAAAAAATTGAGAATCGTTATTTGGTTACCTATGTGTTTAACAACTACTCCAAAGAAGCTCAAAATTTAAACGTATAAGTTAGTTGTAGCCAAATAAATTCATTATCTTCAAGGATGAATTTTCCGGAAGATTTTCTTCATTACGTTTGGCAATTCAGGTCGTTCGATTTTAACGATCTGCAAACCACACGTGGCGAAAATCTGAAAATCATAAATCCGGGCTTGCTTAATAAAAACTCTGGTCCCGATTTTTTCCATGCAAAAATCGAAATGGGTAATACCACCTGGGCGGGGAATGTAGAAATTCATTTAAAATCATCTGACTGGTTAAAACACAACCACCAGGTTAATCCTGCATATGAAAATGTAATCTTGCATGTTGTTTACCAGCATGATGCTGAAATAACCAGAATAGATGGAACCATTTTACCGGTTTTAGAACTGAAAAGTCGGATTTCAAAGGATCTGATCAGCAAGTACGAAAACCTGTTCCTCACCCTAACTGATTTTCCTTGCATTGCCCAAATAGGAAGCGTAGATGAGTTAATCGTAGATTCTTTTTTATCAAGAACATTGGTTGAGCGTTTTGAGCAGAAAACAAATGCTGTTACAGAAACCTTAAATGAATTAAACGGGAATTGGGATGAGACTTTCTACCGTTTTATGGCCCGTAATTTTGGATTCAAAATAAACACTCTACCTTTTGAGTTATTTGCCAAGGCAGTTCCACAGCATATTTATGCCAGACATAAAAACAATCCACACCAGATAGAAGCATTGGTTTTTGGTGCTGCGGGATTTTTAAATGATCATTTTGAAGAAGAATACCCCCGAAAGTTAAAAGCCGAATTTCAATTTCTCCAAAAGAAATATAACCTTACACCCATTGATGTTTCTCTGTGGAAATTTATGCGCATGCGTCCGCAAAATTTCCCAACCATTCGTTTGGCGCAATTTGCAGCATTAATAGTCAAAGCTAATCATCTTTTTTCTAAAATTATGGAAATAAAGGATGTGGCTGAACTGCGCACCTTATTTGAAGATTTGCCTGTAAACGATTACTGGAAAACACATTATCATTTTAAAAAGGTAGCTTCCTCCGTAAATATCCAGATCGGAAAAACATCAGTAGACAATATCCTTTTAAATACCGTGGCCCTGTTTTTATTTGCTTATGGAAAACATACGGCAACACAATATTTTATCAGTAGGGCAATTAAACTGTTAGAAAGTTTGCCCGCTGAGCAAAATGCAATTACCGATAAATATACTGAAGCGGGCGTGAAGATGACGAACGCATTTGCCTCTCAGGGAATTTTGCAGCTAAAAAAGCAATATTGCGACGAGAAAAAATGCCTATCTTGCGGTATTGGAATTAAAATTTTAAAACAGGCCTAAGCTTTTCTGCTTTCCGGTAAAACTTTACACCCTATAATCTGTTTCCGTATTATGGAATTTCCACATGAGCTAAAAGAACTATACCCTGGTCAAATTATTGAGGTTAGGGGGAATGCAGATGCCTTAACTGTTATTTTAAACAGAGATGTCGATATCCATCAGTTTAAGGCAGAATTAATCAAAAAGTTTTCAGGATTGGAAGAACAACAAACGCTTTTTATAAAACATGAAGATAAGCAGGATTTTGAAAAATTAATTTTGGAATAAATGCGTTTTGGTTTGCCATTAAAATTTAACCAATTAATTTTCCTAAATTAGATTGCTGAAAGCAAATCATGGTTTCGGACAGTTTTAATTTAGTGTAGTGCAATTAAGATTTTTAAAATAAGCTTAACATGTTCCAGAGAATTATAACTTATTTTGAACAGCAGAGTTTTGGAGTGTCTACCTATTTAGCCAATAAGCTAAATATGAGTACTGCTAAAGTGCGTCTGTTTTTTATTTATTCGTCATTTTTGGCGGTAGGTTTTCCTATACTGTTCTATTTTTTGGCTGCCGTAGTGCTCGATATCAGGACGTATATGAAAAGAATGCGAATGCGAATCTGGGAATAAAATGTAAGAGGTATTATGGATGATGGAAAATGGTTGCCAGATCAGACTTTTGACTAAAGACTCACGACTCCAGACTAATTTAATCATCATCTCTTAAAATTTCGGCAATTTCATTAAAGCCCTTTTCTGCGGCTAAATCTGCCGGGAGTTTTCCGCCTTCCATGCGTAAAGAAACTTCTGCGCCGTGTTCTAACAGTAAAATAATCAATTCAATATTTCCAAGCTGAGCGGCAGTATGTAAAGGGGCTAAGCCTGCTTTCTGGCAAACATTTGGGTAAGCACCCGCATCTAAGAGCATTTTAGTGATATTAAAATTATTGGCTGCAACTGCCGAGTGGATAGGGAATACATTGAAGCCATTTTTTGATGCCAGGTTAACCTCAGCGCCTTTTAAAACCAGAAAGCGGGCCAATTCTTCATGTCCGAAATAGCAGGCTAAACCAAGTGGTGTAAAACCATCTTCAGAAAATTCATTAATACTGGCAGGATTTTGAAAAATCAATAGCGTAGCCGCGTCGAATTTACCAACTGCACAAGCCTCAAACAAGGTTAAATGGTCTACAAATTCAGCAATTAAATCAGCTATTTCTTGTTTTTTGTAATAACAAGCCAGTAATAAGGGCGAAATGTGATGAGAAGTATCAACATTTGCCAATTTTGGATTTTCAATTAAAATTTCTTTTACTGCTTGTAAATTTCCGGCCTCAATGTGTTGTTCAAGTTGCGCTATACCCATCATATTGTTTCAAAAATCGCTTTAAATTAACGAAAATTAAGGAATTGTAAACTTTAATGTCTAAATATATATAGTGTGCAGCAAATTAGCAAAGGTTAGACCTCGCAGGTTTTAAAAAAGGCCATCTGCCAAAAAATCAATAACTAACTGATTTGGGCGTTAACTTTCTATAGACCTCGCAGGTTTTTAAAACCTGCGAGGTATTGATCATGAGTCTTAAGACCTAAGAACAACAGACTCATGTTAAATAAACCTGATAGAACGAAAAGCCCAGAACGAGGTACGAGTGAGGACTTGAAGTGATAGCAGGACTATCATGGCCGAAGTGCACAGAACCCTGCTTTTCAAAATAATATAAATCACCTAGTAAGCTGGTATCCCAGACCTCCAGGTTTTTAAACAGCTTCAGCCCTCAACGAAACCGTTAAAAATAAATTAAACGACGAGTTAAACCTGTAAGATCTGTAAATAAAAAATCCCGTTTAACCTCTCCAGGTAAAACGGGATAAAACCTAAAACAAAATCCGCTTCATATGATAAAACGTTACAACTTGTGTGTTGTTAAAATAATAGACAATATTTTCTGTTTAAGGTTTAATGCCTGATGAATAATTTTATTTAATTTAAGGCAGATTAAACAGAAGGTAGAAGGGTCTATTTACTTTGGTTTAATTGCGT
This genomic interval carries:
- a CDS encoding ankyrin repeat domain-containing protein: MMGIAQLEQHIEAGNLQAVKEILIENPKLANVDTSHHISPLLLACYYKKQEIADLIAEFVDHLTLFEACAVGKFDAATLLIFQNPASINEFSEDGFTPLGLACYFGHEELARFLVLKGAEVNLASKNGFNVFPIHSAVAANNFNITKMLLDAGAYPNVCQKAGLAPLHTAAQLGNIELIILLLEHGAEVSLRMEGGKLPADLAAEKGFNEIAEILRDDD
- the rho gene encoding transcription termination factor Rho, which gives rise to MFSKTELNDKLTTELRELAKSYGIEGADSLRKIDLVEVLLHQQEIINAAKAGADPYSETEPVAATPAPKTKAAKVPKVAAAAAAAASTVVADKPAATTADKPVKKRARLTKDEPAAPVERRRDAVTLFDEPQHQQQPERQPDRIVEGEESVKPISALIEESAEVLPVAPKQKQEPKEKQEKPQRDENRQQKQPSGGNHHKNENSYSNLDFDNVITNEGVLEIMPDGYGFLRSADYNYLTSPDDIYVSQSQIKLFGLKTGDTVKGSIRPPKEGEKYFPLVRVETINGRIPAEVRDRVPFDYLTPLFPTEKLNLFTDNSNYSTRIMDLFTPIGKGQRGLIVAQPKTGKTNLLKEVANAIAKNHPEVYLIILLIDERPEEVTDMARSVRAEVIASTFDEPAERHVKIANIVLEKAKRLVESGHDVVILLDSITRLARAYNTTAPASGKILSGGVDANALHKPKRFFGAARNIENGGSLTILATALTDTGSKMDEVIFEEFKGTGNMELQLDRKLSNKRIFPAIDITASSTRRDDLLLDRDILQRVWILRNHLADMNSQEAMEFVQSQIKGTKSNEEFLISMNS
- the pyrF gene encoding orotidine-5'-phosphate decarboxylase, with translation MTKQQLFEQIQKKRSFLCVGLDSSLDKIPQHLLKYENPILEFNKQIIDATKDLCVAYKPNTAFYECYGKKGWESLIETWKYIPQDIFSIADAKRGDIGNTSAMYAETFFNAASSDMSFDSVTVAPYMGSDSVTPFLTFKDKWVILLALTSNAGHADFQLQEIGADRLFEKVIKTSQTWATDEQMMYVVGATRGAAFGDVRKLAPDHFLLVPGVGAQGGDLNEVCKYGLNSQCGLLINSSRGIIYASQGEDFAEKAREEALKLQQEMEQILIKAGLV
- a CDS encoding PspC family transcriptional regulator, with protein sequence MFQRIITYFEQQSFGVSTYLANKLNMSTAKVRLFFIYSSFLAVGFPILFYFLAAVVLDIRTYMKRMRMRIWE
- a CDS encoding DUF2851 family protein, whose product is MNFPEDFLHYVWQFRSFDFNDLQTTRGENLKIINPGLLNKNSGPDFFHAKIEMGNTTWAGNVEIHLKSSDWLKHNHQVNPAYENVILHVVYQHDAEITRIDGTILPVLELKSRISKDLISKYENLFLTLTDFPCIAQIGSVDELIVDSFLSRTLVERFEQKTNAVTETLNELNGNWDETFYRFMARNFGFKINTLPFELFAKAVPQHIYARHKNNPHQIEALVFGAAGFLNDHFEEEYPRKLKAEFQFLQKKYNLTPIDVSLWKFMRMRPQNFPTIRLAQFAALIVKANHLFSKIMEIKDVAELRTLFEDLPVNDYWKTHYHFKKVASSVNIQIGKTSVDNILLNTVALFLFAYGKHTATQYFISRAIKLLESLPAEQNAITDKYTEAGVKMTNAFASQGILQLKKQYCDEKKCLSCGIGIKILKQA